A genome region from Megalobrama amblycephala isolate DHTTF-2021 linkage group LG18, ASM1881202v1, whole genome shotgun sequence includes the following:
- the LOC125252495 gene encoding growth/differentiation factor 2-like: MRLALCVAVVLFGLPLGKMFVLHPSPEASSSSSSSSSSSSSSSSSALKTKRCRGELEIRKVLLESLNLQQEPRVSVSWMGLLREQWRDSLKSAVPSSTGNSSIPEDSGNSTCCKYSSQVFMKDLGWDRWVVYPESVTFVQCRTCGPSVCAKSASAQCCKPTAHDIVPFVYVDEWSSLVLSSARLTRECGCDTQEPEVTTPS; encoded by the exons ATGCGTCTGGCGTTGTGTGTCGCAGTCGTGCTGTTCGGCCTTCCTCTCGGGAAGATGTTTGTTCTCCATCCTTCTCCCGAGGCCTcgtcctcatcatcatcatcatcatcatcatcatcatcatcatcatcatctgctCTGAAAACTAAGAG ATGCAGAGGAGAACTGGAAATCAGGAAAGTCCTTCTGGAATCTCTGAACCTCCAGCAGGAGCCCCGTGTGTCCGTGTCCTGGATGGGTCTTCTGCGTGAGCAGTGGAGAGACTCTTTGAAGAGCGCCGTCCCGTCCTCCACAG GTAATTCCTCCATCCCTGAGGACTCTGGAAACTCCACCTGCTGTAAATATTCCTCTCAGGTCTTCATGAAAG ATTTGGGCTGGGACCGCTGGGTGGTTTATCCGGAGAGCGTGACCTTCGTCCAGTGCCGAACCTGTGGGCCGAGCGTCTGCGCTAAGAGCGCGTCTgcgcag TGCTGTAAGCCAACGGCTCACGACATCGTCCCGTTCGTCTATGTGGATGAATGGAGCAGTCTGGTTCTGTCCTCGGCGAGGCTGACCCGCGAGTGTGGCTGCGACACGCAGGAGCCGGAGGTCACGACCCCTTCCTAA